The sequence below is a genomic window from Scatophagus argus isolate fScaArg1 chromosome 8, fScaArg1.pri, whole genome shotgun sequence.
TTATAGGTGTTATAAAATTGGATGTCataaattaaaagaatatttacTTGCTTCATTATTTCCTTTCTGATTGTAATCTCCTTCTATTTTCTTGCAGTTCAAGATGGCGACTCTGTGATTATTGTAAATGAGCAACAGGGTAAAAAGCAAGAAAACTCAAGGTTAGTATTCAGTCAGTCTTTTGTTCGTTACTTTGTTTTATAACAAACCACATTTCAGTGTCTTTGATAGTAATGTGATTAAACACTTATGGTCAAAGATGAAGACATTTGATCATTTAATGTTAGATGCTGTAGATTAAATTCagaattaaaatttattttatacaaacacactgttttaaGTCTGTACTTCTTGTGTGGCAGTCATTGGATTAAAACAATGACTTGAATCATCAAAGCTTAGAGTCAACTCAAGGGTTTGATTTATATACACAATAACATATTTCTCTGTCATTACAGTGTGCCGTGTTTCCAAGCTGAGTTATGGATTAAAGAATTGtaagtgtactttattgtatttaattatATGATTGATCCATGATTCATGGACATTATGTTTGCATAAAGGAAACATAATTTTTGTCACTGTAGAACTAGTATGTATGACTCTCGGGCGAGAGAAAGACGGAGACAGATAGAAGAGCAGGAGGCTCTGGCTGCCCAGCTACTGCGACAAGTGAGTGTGCACCACTGATGCGCTCTTTAGGATTCACTTTGATCATCTGTGCTGTTTCTTGACCTCATGTTAACACACTAACCTGTCTCTTGTTGTGACTGGCTCCCAGCGCCTGTCTGAAGAGAGGCAGCGAGGCCCGGATGTGGAGGTTCGTGTTCGAGTTCCATTGGAGAAGGAGGTTCCTTTGACTCTTGTGATAGAAGAACCAAAACCTTCGGAAGAGAGGCCAGAATTCCCTGAACTCACAGAGGTGTGGTTACTGTGTCTTAATGGACGTGTACTGTTTACTTAGTAATTACTTATACATGagataataaatatatataaataaacccACATACAATATAATGTACTTCTGAAAtccttatttcttctttttaaaaaggagATAAGTAGTTGGAACTAAAAGGAGACTAAATGTTTGCCTGAATGATGGGTTTGCTTTGGCGATATTAATTactctgtgttttattctttgatTCACAgcgacaaagaaaaaaatgttaaagataTTTGAATTTAGAGTAGTACTGCTAATTGCAGCAGTTGGGTATTTCTGGCTTCTGCAGGCCAGCAGGCTGAACTTTTTATCAAGAAATTAATATGCTGTGAGCATATGAGATAAGTTTGTCTGCCTTTTCACATGTATGCCGTCTCGTTTGTTGTGAAGGAAATGGAGGCTGAGGTGAACAGGGTGCTAAGAGGAGGTAGTTCTCATGATGTACTAAGTGAAGGTTTTGGTCTCAGCCTTACACGCAAGGACCTACAGACCCTCAGCAACCTCAACTGGCTCAACGATGAGGTGAGTGCACATTTTCCCCTGAGTGTGAATTAACAGCAGGCATTCATTTTGCTCCTGGTGGCCACATTTATCTTTCATCatgacaaacattaaaaatacatgacCATGATGGTATTGTGCATGTAATAGTTGTTGCACACTTGAGCCATTGACTAGTGCTTGCCTAGTTAATTGAAATTCTCTCTCCTTAATTTCTCAGGTCATCAACTTTTACATGAACCTGCTTGTCGAACGTAGCAAAGACCCCAGCCTGCCATCTGTCAATACGTTCAGCACTTTTTTCTATCCCAAACTGTGCAGCAGTGGTTACTCTGCTGTCCGTCGCTGGACCAAAAAGATGGATATCTTTTCTAAAGACATCCTTTTGGTTCCTGTCCACTTGGGGGTGCACTGGTGCCTCTCTGTAAGTCTTGAGTGACTGTATTTGTGAAGTAACAATCTGAAGATTttatattgctgttttttttttattgtgcaatTCTTTCTCCCAGGTGGTCGATTTCCGCAAAAAGACTATCCTGTACTTTGATTCTATGGGAGGAAACAACGATAAAGCATGCAGAATATTGTTGTAAGTTTCACTGtcagatgtgtttgtctgtttggaAGGCTAAATATAACTCCTGCAAGCTGATTTTTATGACCTGTCAAAGTGTAGAAagtaattaatttttattttcttagtgAATACCTGCAACAGGAAAGTAAGGACAAGAAGGGCAAAGAACTGGATACCTCAGGCTGGACTCTGCACAGCAAAAGACGAAATGTAAGctctgctgttgtgctgcatCATCAAACTACATGCCTTTTAAGTATTAAACATTTCAGTGGATACTTTTAGTGAAATTACCAGAGTAGTTACCATGTGTTTCAGAGTTGACAGTTGGAGTCAAAACTATGCACAGGTGTTATTTGACTGAGTCGAGGAAAGCGTCCCTCCTTCTGTAGAAACTCACCATCGCTGGTTGTATTTAAGGGGCAGCTCGGCCTGTGGGACTTTTTAAATCGTGGTTTAGTAATTTATTGTGTTTCTTATTAAGAGTGTAGTTGTTTacaatgtttctttgtgttagTGAGACTTTTTTAAGTGATGGTAAGAACAAAGCTACAGTATAATATGGGAATACTGGATCGGAAAATCTGATGCTGGATGAAGAATTTCATGCTGATGTCCAGTAATATCTTAATTCCTCTTTTACTCACAGGAAATCCCACAGCAGATGAATGGTAGCGACTGTGGAATGTTCACATGCAAATATGCAGATTATATTACCAAAGACAAGCCAATCACGTTCACACAGGTAATCACAAACCACATTAACAAAGAAGATCTATCTGGTAATCATAATGATGGTGGTGGCCCAATAGTGGCTTACGTGACCTCTTTTCtattcacagaaacacatgccGTACTTCAGAAGAAGGATGGTTTGGGAGATTGTGAACCACAAGCTGTTGTGATGTCAGTATGAGGACTGTGAACTCGTATTGTAAGATCACCATGACGGGAAATGTGAGTCATAACGATGGCTGAGCTCCGTTCAGCAGCGGGATCCACTTACAGTAGTCCTGTTCCGGGATAGACTTGCACACCAGCTCATCAGATCAGGAACCAGCTCTACTACTCTGCATCCTTTCAGCCCTCAGCTGATCTTGGGATGATGCTGGAGCACCAAGCACTGCCTCTCAGTACTTTACTCCTCTtattgttgggtttttttggggagggggggtttgTGCGCTCGTGGAGCATTAGTTTAGCAGctgaaacactgtgtgtttcGTATTGCCCAGCTCGAAATGTTTTTGAAACCACACTTGTACTGACTTAATACATCCATACTCTGAGCTGCAATGTTCAGTCTGATGCAGACGTACAaagtttacatgtttttgtcttaCAGGGAGATTAGCACATGATGCTGCATCATTTTTATAATGACAGTAAGACTATATTTTGGTGCCATTGTCAATGATTGATGATTTTGTTATGAGCAAAGGAAAACTGACTTTACTATGAACATATAAACACCCAAAAAACTGAAGTTTGAAAGGCGTCTAGTCTAAAACTCTCTCTTTGTATTTGGACGTGAGGCTTGTTACGTTTTTTtcaaagttgtttgttttttttttccataatacGAACATTTAATCTGGAAaggattatttttgtaatttctttgaTTAAAATGCACAGAAGTCTTCAAATATGACATTGCCTCAGAGTAtgatttatattaaaaacataatgttgtcttttttttttttgccactgacTTCCAAGTGTAACAAAACGGTCTTCGTTGCACCCAAAAACTGCAGGGTAAAAAGTTTTGCCATTTCATTCTTACCCATTAGTGTTGATGAAAGATTGTAAATTAAGGGTTAAAGTCTATTTTATGTATCTCAAAgtcttttttcatttgacaaCTTTTAGGCGTATTTGGTATATTTTGAACTTTGTACATACTTAAAACACATACAGCCTCTTGAAAAGTGTAATATActttttctttatgtatttcCTATATTTTTTATCTAGATCCAAGTCTGTTTTAGAAATAAATTCTCATGTATTGTGACTGTTCTTTGTGTATTACCTCAACATCATCTGGGTGtgatataaagaaaaaaactaccACATTTGATAATTTGATAAACATGAGACGACCTGGACGTGTGTCTCGGCTCATTTGTGGTGCATTACCTCTTTTATGAGATACAACATGCAAATGGTACCTTGTGTAATAAAACTCATGCAACTCACagtgaaaaaagttttattaaaaaatgacaagttCAAAATCAAACCAAGTTAAAAGTTtaatagctgttttttttttttttttttctatcaagaGGACAAAGACCTGCATCATGGCACGGACAAACATTTACTGAGGAGAGGTTGTTTGGTGCACAAAACGAGACGGCATGGACATGAACATGAGTTGCGAACTGACCCCATGTGTGACTTGATATATTGAATGACCTTCAGCTAAAAGATTTCTAAATACTTCGCAATCCAAAATTAGCAGCAACAGTTCTTTAGACACAATAAGCCACCTTTCAGGTTTTCTTCAATATTTTGGACACAAAATAGTAAATATTTCTTTGCTTCATAGAGCTATGTTCAGAGTAGTTCGatgtaacaaaaatgttttcaacattagcagtgcatgaaaaacaaaaattccaGTCAAGAGGTCCAAGAAGTCCACCAAATCTGAGTAACACATCACTATCCCCTTCCAGTGAAATCTAAGGCATTTCTGTGAAGTTAAATTTCCTCCTGGAAAAAGAACAGTTTCATGgtttaaaaatagaaaacagcaTCAATTACTCAGCaagttaacaaaaaaagaatagagGGGACACACAAAACCATAACAAAAGCTGCAACTGGATGGAAAGGCAAATCACATCTAACTCCCCTCTACGGTGTCCATGTACAATAAAAGTTGGGTAGACGAGTGTGCGACCCGCCTTCATTCACATAACGTGCGCCTGCCAGCCCCCTGCCcccccttttttcctttctttttttttttagagttcCTACATTTTCTACAAAGGTATCAACAACCTTAATTTGGTATGAAATACTTCCCTTTTAATGCAGCAATTTTCCTAACAATTAACGAAGACGAATATGtcagccagaaaacaaacaactctCAATGTGTACGTGTAATGAAAGCTAAAATCCATGTGAGCCGGAAAGTGAGGTGATCCATTGTCATGATGTGTGGTGTCTCTTGGATATCTGTAGTATTGCGtttttaaggaaaataaattaattgcaTAGATCATCAGACCTTGGGTGTGTTTTCCTAACATTAGACGGAAGAGTAAAAGAATGTGGACACAGTACCAGCTGTGAACAGCCATGAGACCCACTGTAGTTGATTATTGCCTGTGAACCTTGCACACAAACTGAATCTACATTGCTCTGGCAGGATGAGGTAAGTCAAGGTTTTGAATATATATTTCTCCAACATTGTTCCCAACTGCTTGGGGCACAACTCTGTAACAATGCATCTGAACCTAGCACACATAATTCATCCGTGATCAGGAGTCATGTTCACAAAGTGCCAACATCTGGGACACGCACAGAACTGAAAAGTCCGCAGAAAACCTTAAAGCCTTTTTGACATCAACACTGAAACCagaatgagagcagagagagtatgcaaacatccaaacaaatcactgttaaaaacaaacaaaaaaccaaaacatgcaTTTCTCACTATTTGGAGCACACAGCACactatcaaaaataaaatcaaagctttttttgaaaaataggATCAAttttaaaagtattaaaattgaacagtaaaaaaagaacaaactaaagagaacatttaaataagaaatgtaaaaaaaacacgATGGTGAATAACAGATGAAGAAATAGATGCAAACACATAGCAACAGCCAATATTAAAGCATTTCTACACTGGCCATAATAATTCACTTTAATAGTGTTTCATGACGTTTTAACAGGACAGAGCCATGCTTTAGCAGTTGATCTCCATGTCTATGTAATAAGAACCTCATACTCTGATAAGTCTAATTCGTGCTTCAGAAAATTTGGTTTGGGGATTTAGTGAAGATTCAGCTTCCTCTTTTATCAAAGGGAtgtgaggaaataaaagaaagcacacagcaacacataaaCTGCCATGTTTGGTACAATTTGGTAAAATGTTGCCAAAAAATAAACGAAGCATTACTACACAGATGGAAGGAAATCAAGAGAAAGCCTAAATAAACTTAAATCTCTTATATACAGGCAGCTCTGTGTGAGATGTGATCTCTGTTATGGAACTTTGGGTTTCATCAAGTGGAGCAGCTCAAAGTGAATATTTAGAACCTTCTGATAATCTCTGGAATGCTTTCAATCTATTTAGCTCTTTTAAAGTCGTCTTTGAAGTCTGTCATTGGTGACCATCATCTCTaaattttctgttctttttaatCTTCTGATTGTCTGAGGCTTTGTTGAGGTGGTTGGAACTATAAATTATCTGAGAGTCaagtgccaaaaaaaacaaaaaaaaacccaaacaaacctATTTCAGGTGAGGCTTCACACCTGATAAACCTGCTGCCACTTTGAGAGAAGCTAATCCAAATCAGCACCATATCTGTCTAAAATATGAGGGTCATCAGCTTTTTGAGagacttcagtttgtttttgagcCTCCTGTAGTTCAAATATTTGCACCAGTCATTCAAAATAGGACACAAGAAGCTAgacacacatcaaaacaaagaatTATGTACAAAAAGGGCAGGTTCAAAGCCTGAAAgtatcagacaaaaaaaagtgaaataaaaacagcatatCTTACGAAAggtcaaaagaaaacatgactcaaactaaaacattttgttgaaatgttcTTTTCCTGGTTTCATTCTAGCTCCTGGAGCAGTGTTAGGAAAGAATATGAGTAATGCTCAAATAACCTTTTAAACCTGTGTAGTGTGTGACTTTTTGTCTTGACTGTTATCAAAATAGACGCTCCTCGTTATGTTCTTCCATTTCCCATCACCTGCCATTCTCCAGCCTTGCTTGCTTGGAGTAaaagagtttgttttaaaatatgagTTTGTAgaaaatatctttttgtttttgtccgTTCTGTGTAACAGTCCGTGTTCCTCCCGAGTGCCCGGTGCCTTACGTGCAGAGTCGGTGTGCCGAGTTTTCAGCACATGGGCCCCTTGAGAGTCACTCTGGCTCCAGGGGAAGATCTGACACAAGACGACGAGACCAGCCAATTAGAAACAAGAGCTGCTGTAGCACCGCCTCCTTTTGCAGGATGTTTCTGGATTAAGATGTACGCGCgtacagagacacaaaacaagcacacacagacacgagCAATGATCACCCACCTCTGCCACCTCTTCACTTGTTATGCTGGTAGGAGTAGGTTGTGTGTTCTGTGGGTGTCTCTATGGCAACGGGTTGTTGGACGGCACTTTCctgagagggaggcagaaaaTATCAAATCCATGAGTGACTGTTTCACATAACAACTTAGTGTTAAAGCGTTCTagtgagagaaaacaggagTCGGTACCTCAACTGAGATGTTGGTGGCAGGCACTTGGGTATACTGGGGGATGTAGGTCCCCTGCATAGATGTGTTTGCAGGCATGTACTGCAGGAAAATGGACATGATGAGTTGATTAGATACCACTGCTGCACTGGCAGTGACACTGGCAAATAAACCAGGTTTATTGTCATATGGATGGTGAAATTCTCATTCTCGCATTTAACCCAAGTAttaggagcagtgggctgccattgtgCTGCCCCAGCTATAAGCCAGTGCCTTTGGTCAACAGCTCTGACAGGGGAAATTACcttaaatatatgttttatgGTGGAAGCACCCAAAAGAATCCATGCAAACTGAGCCACTCAGCCACTGTGCAGGCAACTACACCAGACAGGACTTAAATGTGAAATTACATCTGTATTTATCAGCctaaaacattaacattattcCCCTGTTGATATAACCAATTCACAACGCTGAAAGTCGAATTATCTCCACCTAAGGCAGATCCTGAATCATCAATCTTGGTAAATATGCATGTGCTTGTAAAGTTACCTCACATGACTTTTGTATGTACAGGAAGTGTTTGAGCCACCAAAGTATCAACAATTTTAACAACTAAATCCCGATGACAGCTGAATGTTTCATTCTCTACTGACTGTGCCACTGCTGCCCATGGAGAGGtggctgagctgctgtgttAGGGGCCCCATCATCGAGGTCGGCTGGATGGACATGCTGTGGTCCATTCCTGGCGTCAGGACTGCTCcctattaaaaaaacatacagcagtGTCAGCATTTGCCACTAAGACAGAGAGACTATCTGACAGAATGTGAAGGCAGTCAAATATTAAAAGGCTTTTCctgaaacaaagacaatgaggaaggcaaacagaaacactcactGTGGGCGGCATGATGTATGATTGATGATGTAACCAGGATGGGTTGTGTACCTGCAGGAGCAAGAAAGACACATGTGGACCAGGATAAGATTGCATAATATCAAAAGATTCAATcaaagtggaaaacaaacaagcaaatcaCCATACATATAGCTGCATTGTCTTTAAATTTATGATTAATGCTACACAATTAAGGAATTTATAGTGAGGGCAGGCCTTGGCTTGATTAAACCCCAAGTCTGTCAAGGTTTAGCATCTTAACTGACACCTTTGAGGGTCTGAAACTACCTGGTAAGTCGACACAGGTGAATGCATGTACGGAGAGAGGGAGGTCGGCCCAATAATCCGGTTGGTGGCAATGCCGTAGGGAGAGGAGTAGAACCTacaagaaagagacacacagtcGTCAGTCACCACAACACCTTGAGCACAGTCACCCTGGGTATAGAAGGGATTTGTCAGATTAGTAACACTGACCCGTTTTGTAAGGCTGTGGTGGGGTCATAGGTAAGGGTCATTCCTCCCTGGAGTAAAAAGGGCAATGTACTGTGTCAATATGAGGCTGATCAATGCACcataatcacaaaaataatacagtgtTCTCACAGAATTCTTGAAGAAAATTCATAAACTCACAGTCTCCCCATCTCTGGTCCATGGCCGGCCGTTCTGCAGATATTTTCCTTGGCTCTGACGCTTCTTCTGGCCTCCATCAGCAAATTTACACAACAAGGGCTCTGATGGCACTGGaccagtcagaaaaaaaaatcatgttatATGAACTTTGTGAAGATGCGATGTTCAAACAAGATGTCATCTAACAGACatgcaatgaaaaacaaaaaatggaaacCTCACCTGGAACTCCAGGTGGAGTTTTGATATATTTGCCATTAAAATGTTGGATGATGGCTTCACATTTCTCAGTTGACTCCATCCTGCAGGAACATGTGAAAGTTCgttaaaacaaacaatcacTGTATAGCAGGCTGTACAGTATCATGCACTGTGATGGGTGAAGTGTGCTGTGCGTACTCGCCACCAGAGGGCTCACTCACCATACATagtgaaaaaacaaagctgatcTCTAATCCAAATACCGACTACTCtaattttcatatttatctcTGTTTAACTGGGTGTTTTCTTAAGATCACTAGTCAATTTTAGCTATCCTAATGCATGTAGTTAAGTAAACAAAGCCTTTTACCTGGCAAAGCCCACTCCCCGGCTGGTCCCGTTGGCGTCACGGAGGATGCGAGTGGAAATGGCCTGGCTGAATGGCTTCAGCATGTTCTCCAGCTCCTGCTCGTCCATGGACAGAGGCAGGTTGGAGATGTATAGGTTGGTGGGGTCCTGTTCCTGTTGCTGAATGGAGAAACGCCAAGAGAGGATTAAAGAATGAAGATGTGGAGATGACAGAgttctttgttttcttgggGCAAAATCACGACCATATCGAGATGTCAGGAGCCCCTCCGAAAATCAAGAGCCATACAAAAGCTGTTGGCAGTACTGCGAGGGAATTAATATAACCTTTAAATAGCAAGGTTGTGATCAGTGTGTGAGATGTCTGGTATTTGGATGAGTGGCAGGTATGAGACATTAGACAATGAAAGTAAATAATCTGAGAGAAAGGGTCGAGGGTTTGAAGTTGAAGGTGGATTTCATTTTGGCCTCACATGAGAAAGTGAGCTGCAAGggtgaagagaaaacagacattcaGAGATGGCGGAGATAGTATTCTGGCTGGACTTCAGCTGAACTTCTCCCTCATTTTCACTCTCTCTATTCTCATCTGTTCTACTTTTATTCAACCAACTCACTTCTCTATCACACGTTAATACTACACAGGGAGAAGACAGGCCCATTGTGTGAGACAGTCCTCTTAGGAGGCTGAAAGCTCAAGGTCCAGGTAATGTGATATCAAAGCATAATTGCATTTCAAATGGCGTTCCATCCATGGGTGATCTAAAATCATTATGTGCTCTCGCTCAGTGAGGAATCACAGCTGAGACACTTTGGACATAATCTGGAGGACATCTAAGCATTGTGCTATCATCTCCCCACAAGGCAAACAGTATCACCCTGTTTCCCAGGTCACGGTAATAATATGTCACTTGCATTCATGCGGTTATGTTCATTTGGTAATCCTGACCTTGAATGCAGGCACAGAGGCCGGCTCTGTTGGCTTGCATGAATCAGGCAATTTATGCAGCTCTTCCACATCTGAATTTGAAATTGTTAGAAAACAACCTGAAAGAAACTCTAAAGTTccacagtttcattttatgcttttgAAGTATCCTGTaggcttttttccccttttgtttgCCTCCTACTCAGACAAAGTTAATTTGACCGACGGCATCTTATAAGATAACTGATCTGTATCACCCTCCAACCATTATGCATATTCATTATCTCAGAGTGCAGATGTGATTAAAAACCTGTAAATGCGCTGTGAATTAATTTCCATCCTATGAATAATGCATGTGTAACAGCGACCTGTGCTGAAGGTGATTTCTctttcacctccctcctcctcttcctccttcacagCAGCACGAACTAGCGATGAAGCTCTAACCCATGAGAGCGAGCAGAAGAGACCTGCTGTGGGTTTTAACCACGAATGAGTCAGGCTGAGTCAGAGAGAAATCTGACGCAAACATAAGCCTTGTTGTAAACCCAGAGTGAAGGGGTGAGTGGAATCAAGTTATTTTGTGAGCAAGGAGCCGTATGAATGTCAGTGAGCCAGCTTAACGAGAGATCAGCTTTCCCAGGGTGTTggtggtgtgcatgtgtgtgtgtgtgcgtgcttgtgaGTGTATGTCATAATCCGGTTGAGGCAAGGCTGGTGAagtgcatgtgtgattgtcaaGTGCTGTGCatgaatgggtgtgtgtgtgtgtgtgtgtgcgtgtgtgttctgACAGAGCGGGTGGCTGGGCATAGGGCCCTGCTGACTGGGGAGCTGCTCAGACACTGAGTCAGATGCCACCAGGGAGAACAGACAGGTTCTTTGTACAGCGAGCTCAGAGAGCAGGCCCTGGGACACACTCCCCTTACCCTGTCACCACTATGaggtacaacacacacacgcacacatcatGTACACATATGCACCAATGTACATGTAATCATCTgtgttctcttgtttttctaCAGCACATTAATACCCATACGCTGATTTAAGTATACACCCATATGTGCATGCAGTGCACCACCCTGCAGACACATgtgatgcatgcacacacacacacacacacacactgaggattAATTGGCTTATATTCCTGAACCATGgctgatataaaaaaaaacaaaaacacag
It includes:
- the LOC124062912 gene encoding RNA-binding motif, single-stranded-interacting protein 2-like isoform X2; this encodes MIFSTVPFKVSIANQQTYVSPSNHQMAPPSPNNNSNSNSTTTSISNGSSSSGGEQLSKTNLYIRGLHPGTTDQDLVKLCQPYGKIVSTKAILDKTTNKCKGYGFVDFDSPASAQKAVTALKAGGVQAQMAKQQEQDPTNLYISNLPLSMDEQELENMLKPFSQAISTRILRDANGTSRGVGFARMESTEKCEAIIQHFNGKYIKTPPGVPVPSEPLLCKFADGGQKKRQSQGKYLQNGRPWTRDGETGGMTLTYDPTTALQNGFYSSPYGIATNRIIGPTSLSPYMHSPVSTYQVHNPSWLHHQSYIMPPTGAVLTPGMDHSMSIQPTSMMGPLTQQLSHLSMGSSGTYMPANTSMQGTYIPQYTQVPATNISVEESAVQQPVAIETPTEHTTYSYQHNK
- the LOC124062912 gene encoding RNA-binding motif, single-stranded-interacting protein 2-like isoform X1 translates to MLLSVPPRTGINPYNGYTGKNSKRQTYVSPSNHQMAPPSPNNNSNSNSTTTSISNGSSSSGGEQLSKTNLYIRGLHPGTTDQDLVKLCQPYGKIVSTKAILDKTTNKCKGYGFVDFDSPASAQKAVTALKAGGVQAQMAKQQEQDPTNLYISNLPLSMDEQELENMLKPFSQAISTRILRDANGTSRGVGFARMESTEKCEAIIQHFNGKYIKTPPGVPVPSEPLLCKFADGGQKKRQSQGKYLQNGRPWTRDGETGGMTLTYDPTTALQNGFYSSPYGIATNRIIGPTSLSPYMHSPVSTYQVHNPSWLHHQSYIMPPTGAVLTPGMDHSMSIQPTSMMGPLTQQLSHLSMGSSGTYMPANTSMQGTYIPQYTQVPATNISVEESAVQQPVAIETPTEHTTYSYQHNK